A single window of Papio anubis isolate 15944 chromosome 8, Panubis1.0, whole genome shotgun sequence DNA harbors:
- the RPL30 gene encoding 60S ribosomal protein L30 yields MVAAKKTKKSLESINSRLQLVMKSGKYVLGYKQTLKMIRQGKAKLVILANNCPALRKSEIEYYAMLAKTGVHHYSGNNIELGTACGKYYRVCTLAIIDPGDSDIIRSMPEQTGEK; encoded by the exons atggtggCCGCAAAGAAGACG AAAAAGTCGCTGGAGTCGATCAACTCTAGGCTCCAACTCGTTATGAAAAGTGGGAAGTACGTCCTGGGGTACAAGCAGACTCTGAAGATGATCAGACAAGGCAAAGCGAAATTGGTCATTCTCGCTAACAACTGCCCAGCTTTGAG GAAATCTGAAATAGAGTACTATGCAATGTTGGCTAAAACTGGTGTCCATCACTACAGTGGAAATAATATTGAACTGGGCACAGCATGCGGAAAATACTACAGAGTGTGCACACTGGCTATCATTGATCCAG gtgacTCTGACATCATTAGAAGCATGCCAGAACAGACTGGTGAAAAGTAA